A portion of the Vulpes vulpes isolate BD-2025 chromosome 5, VulVul3, whole genome shotgun sequence genome contains these proteins:
- the LOC140599130 gene encoding olfactory receptor 10J5, with protein MQRKNSTEVTDLIFLGFSIFGKHQLTLFVVFLTVYILTLTSNVIIVTVIRVDRHLHTPMYFLLSMLASSETVYTLVIVPRMLSSLLFHNQPISLAGCATQMFFFVTLATSNCFLLTAMGYDRYLAICSPLRYMVLMSKGVCATLVCGSFGTGLAMAVLHVAAMFNLPFCGTVVEHFFCDIYPVMKLSCVDTTINEMINYAVSSFVILVPVGLIFISYVFIISAILKIASAEGRKKAFATCTSHLTVVIVHYGCASIAYLKPKSENSIEQDLLLSVTYTIITPLLNPVVYSLRNKEVKDALRRAVGKNIITDRIALSGDV; from the coding sequence ATGCAAAGAAAGAACTCCACGGAAGTGACAGATCTCATCTTCCTGGGATTTTCTATCTTTGGAAAGCACCAGCTAACGCTCTTTGTGGTTTTCCTGACTGTCTACATTTTAACTCTAACTAGTAATGTCATCATTGTGACCGTCATCCGTGTTGACCGCCACCTGCACACACCCATGTACTTCCTCCTGAGCATGCTGGCCAGTTCTGAGACTGTGTACACACTGGTCATTGTCCCACGAATGCTTTCTAGTCTCCTTTTTCATAACCAGCCCATCTCCTTGGCAGGCTGTGCAACTCAGATGTTCTTTTTTGTCACCTTGGCCACCAGTAACTGCTTCTTGCTTACAGCGATGGGCTATGACCGCTACCTGGCGATCTGCAGCCCCCTGCGGTACATGGTCCTCATGAGCAAAGGAGTGTGTGCCACCTTGGTATGCGGGTCCTTCGGCACCGGCCTGGCTATGGCAGTTCTCCATGTGGCAGCCATGTTCAACTTGCCCTTCTGTGGCACAGTGGTGGAGCACTTCTTCTGTGACATTTACCCAGTCATGAAACTTTCCTGTGTTGATACCACTATCAATGAGATGATCAATTATGCTGTCAGTTCATTTGTGATCCTGGTCCCTGTGGGCTTGATCTTCATCTCCTATGTCTTCATCATCTCTGCCATTCTCAAGATTGCCTCCGCAGAAGGCCGGAAGAAGGCCTTTGCCACCTGCACCTCCCACCTCACCGTGGTCATCGTCCACTATGGCTGCGCCTCCATCGCCTACCTCAAGCCCAAGTCGGAGAACTCCATAGAACAAGACCTCCTCCTCTCCGTGACTTATACCATCATCACGCCTCTGCTCAACCCTGTTGTCTACAGCCTGAGGAACAAGGAGGTCAAAGACGCCCTCCGCAGAGCTGTGGGCAAAAACATCATAACAGATCGAATCGCTTTGTCAGGAGACGTTTAG